The window ACGACGAACCGGCGCCGGCCAGCGAGTGGCTGCCGTATCTGGCGGCCTGCGCGGGGGCGAAGCCTCCGCTTCGGGTGCCCAAGTGGCTGGCCCGGCTGCTGGCCGGGGACGTGGTGGTGACGATGATGACCGAGGGGCGCGGGTTCTCCAACGCCAAGGCCAGGCGGGAGCTCGGCTGGGAGCCGCGGTATCCGTCGTGGCGCCAGGGGTTCCGGGCGGAGCTGGCCTGAGCCGTACGGCTCGTACCCACTTTTTTGTGGGTACTTGGCAGCGCTGCGCCGCCGTCCGACCCTGGATACGGGTGATCGACGAGGCGCAGGACGCGCCCGGCAGTCGTACGACGGACGGAGGTGGCGTTCAGGTCAGGAGGCCGGCTGGGTCTCGGTCAGTCGCTCCAGGCGGCGGTGGCCCCAGTCGGAGAGCGGGCCGAGAGCCTCGGCCAGGTCACGGCCGAACCCGGTCAGGGAGTACACGGTCTTCAGCGGCAGGACGTCGTACACCTCACGGTGCACCAGACCGTCCGTCTCCATCTCGCGCAGCGCCTGGGTCAGCACCTTCTCGCTGAGGCCCGGCAGCCGACGGCGCAGTTCCGCCGGGCGGAGCGGGCCGGACTCCAGCAGCCACAGCAGCGACGTCTTCCACTTGCCGTCGATCACGGCGATCGCGGCGGTCACCCCGCAGACGTTCGGGTCATGGCGCCGACGTGTCATACCCCACCCCTTTTGTCAGCAATTCATCAACTATCGCCACCCTACAGGGAGTTGAGTCATGCCCACCTACGCCGACGAGCCCGCCTTCACCCCCACCGATACCCCCGCCGACACCCCTGCCGACACCCCCACCGTCACCGTCCTCGGACTCGGCCCGATGGGGCGGGCCCTGGCCGGGGCGTTCCTGGATGCGGGAGTGCGGGTCACCGTCTGGAACCGCACGCCGGGGCGGGACCGGGAGCTCGTGGACCGCGGTGCCACGGCGGCCGCGTCCCCGGCACAGGCGGTCGCCGCCGGTGCGCTGACCGTCGTCTGCGTGGTCAATTACGACGCCGCCGACGCCGTCCTGCGGCAGGACGCGGTCACCGACGCGCTCAAGGGCCGTACGGTCGTGAACCTGACCGCCGACACCCCGGCGCGGGCCCGGGACGCGGCGCAATGGGCGGCCGCGCACGGCGTCCGCTATCTGGACGGCGCGATCATGTCGATGACCACGACCATCGGGACATCCGACGCGGTGGTCATCTACAGCGGTCCGGAGGAGCTCTACCGCGAGCACCGCCCCGTCCTCGGCGCCCTGGGCGGCACCCACACCCACCTCGGCGAGGACATCGGCCGGGCCGCCGCCTACGACATCGCCCTGCTCGACATCTTCTGGACGGCGATGGCCGGCTACGCGCACGCCCTGGCCGTGGCGCGGGCCGAGGGCATCACCGCGCGGGAGCTCCTCCCCCTCGCCCAGGGCATCGGCGCGATCCTGTCGCCGCTCTTCGAGGAGTTCGCGGGCGACGTCGACGACGGCACCTACTCCGGCGAACTCAACCCGATCACCTCCGCCGTGTCCTCCATGGCCCACATCGTCCAGGCCGCCGAGTCCCACGGCATCGACTCGGCCGTCATGCGCGCCGCCGAGGGCCAGGCCCGCCGGGTCGTCGCCCTCGGCCACGGGACGGACGGCTTCATGCGGGTCACCGACCTGCTGGGCCGCTCCCGCACCGGCTGAAAATCGGTCGCGGCAGTCATACAAGGAAGCTAGAGTCACGGCCATGACTGCCGGGTCGGCCATGTGCCGTGAGCGAGTTGGGTGTTGCCCGGCCTCTGAGTGAGGCTGCGGCGGCGGGCCAGGAGCCCGCCTCTTTCTCTTCGCCTTCCCTCCGTACGGAATCAGAGAAAGAGAAAGAATTGCCCAACGCATTCAACCAACAGGTCATCGACGAGTTCCGCGCCAACAAGGGCCGCGTCGGCGGCTACTTCGAGGGCGCCCGCCTGATCCTCCTCACCACCACCGGCGCCCGCACCGGCCGCCCGCGCACCGCCCCCGTCGGCTACCTCCCCGACGGCGGCGACCGCGTCCTGGTCATCGCCTCGGCCGGCGGCTCCCCGAAGCACCCGGCCTGGTTCCACAACCTGGTCGCGAACCCCCGAGTCACCGTCGAGAGCGGCGCGTTCACCTACGAGGCCCGGGCGGTCGTCCTCGACGGCGAGGAGCGTGACCAGGCCTTCGCCCGGGCCGTCGAGGCGGATCCGGGCTGGGCGGCGTACCAGGACAAGACGGAGCGGGTGATCCCCGTCGTCGCCCTGTACGAGATCGCCCAGGGCGGCCCCCCGAACATCAACGCGTCCTCCATGGGCGAGGCCATCAAGGTCGTCCATGACGCCTTCCGTCGCGAACTCGCCCTGATCCGCGAGGAGATGAGCAAGAGCAGCGAGGAGGGCGGCAGGGGCGCCGGCACCCTCGGCGCCCAGCTCCGCGTCAACTGCCTCACCTTCTGCGCGGGCCTCCACAACCACCACACCGGCGAGGATCTCGGCATGTTCCCGGTCCTGGCCGACCGCCGTCCCGAGTTGGCGCCGGTCCTGGCCCGCCTCCGCGAGGAGCACGAGCGCATCGCCGCCCTCGTCGAGGACCTGCGTCACGCCGTGAGCGCCGAGCACCCGGACCCGGCCGCCGCCCGCACCGAGGTGGAGCGCCTCACGGCGGAGCTGGAGGCGCATCTGACGTACGAGGAGGAGCAGTTGATCCCGGTCCTGGACGCCGCGTAACGGCCGACGGTGACCCACGGGAGGCCGTCGCCCGCACAGACCGCTAGAACGGCAACGGCCTCCCGTGCACCACCTCCAACCCCGCCACCGCCCGCGTCACCACCACATACAGCCGCTGCAACCCCCGCTCCTCCGCCTCCACGATCGCGGCCGGCTCCACGGCGACGACATGGTCGTACTCCAGCCCCTTCACCACCCTCGCCGGTACGACGGCCACCCGCGCCCGAAGTTCATCCGCACCCCCCGCCTCGATCCCGGCGGCCGCCAGCGCCTCGCGCACCCGGGCCGCGTCCGCGTCGGCGGCGACGACGCCCACGGACCCCTCCCGGCCCAGCGCATCCCGTACAGCGCCCACGACCGCACCCATCAGCTCACCCTCCACCGCCTCCCGGAACCGCAACTCCCCGTCCTCCCGCAGCGACCGCGCCGGCGGCACGTCCACCTCCACCCGCTCCAGCAGCCGGTTGGCCAGCGCCAGCACCGCCCCCGGCACCCGGAACCCCGTCGTGAGCGGTGCGACCACCGCGTCCGGCTTCCCCAGATGCCGCAGCACCGTCTCCCAGGACCGCGCGGCCCAGGGCGTCGTCCCCTGCGCCAGGTCCCCGAGCACGGTCAGCGACCCGAAGGCCGCCCGGCGCGCGATCGCCCGGCACTCCATCGGCGACAGGTCCTGCGCCTCGTCGACGACGAGATGGCCGTACCCCTGCGGATGTTCGATGAGCCCCGCCACCTCGTCGAGCAGCACGAGATCGGCCGCCGACCAGCGCGCCGACTTCCACGACCGCGGCGGCTTCGCCCACAGCAGCGCCTTCTGCTCCTCGGCGTCCAGCAGCCCGTCGGCGGCGGCCGCCAACACCTGCGGATCGCCGAGCAGTTCGGCCACCACCTCCTCCGGCCTCACCCGCGGCCACACGGCATCGACGTACGCCCCCACCGGCCGCGCCCGCGAGACCTTCTGCACCCACGCGTTGCTCCGCACCCCGCTGCGCCGCTCGGCCTGGTCGCGGATGAGCCGCACCAC of the Streptomyces sp. T12 genome contains:
- a CDS encoding helix-turn-helix domain-containing protein, yielding MTRRRHDPNVCGVTAAIAVIDGKWKTSLLWLLESGPLRPAELRRRLPGLSEKVLTQALREMETDGLVHREVYDVLPLKTVYSLTGFGRDLAEALGPLSDWGHRRLERLTETQPAS
- a CDS encoding NAD(P)-dependent oxidoreductase, with the protein product MPTYADEPAFTPTDTPADTPADTPTVTVLGLGPMGRALAGAFLDAGVRVTVWNRTPGRDRELVDRGATAAASPAQAVAAGALTVVCVVNYDAADAVLRQDAVTDALKGRTVVNLTADTPARARDAAQWAAAHGVRYLDGAIMSMTTTIGTSDAVVIYSGPEELYREHRPVLGALGGTHTHLGEDIGRAAAYDIALLDIFWTAMAGYAHALAVARAEGITARELLPLAQGIGAILSPLFEEFAGDVDDGTYSGELNPITSAVSSMAHIVQAAESHGIDSAVMRAAEGQARRVVALGHGTDGFMRVTDLLGRSRTG
- a CDS encoding nitroreductase/quinone reductase family protein codes for the protein MPNAFNQQVIDEFRANKGRVGGYFEGARLILLTTTGARTGRPRTAPVGYLPDGGDRVLVIASAGGSPKHPAWFHNLVANPRVTVESGAFTYEARAVVLDGEERDQAFARAVEADPGWAAYQDKTERVIPVVALYEIAQGGPPNINASSMGEAIKVVHDAFRRELALIREEMSKSSEEGGRGAGTLGAQLRVNCLTFCAGLHNHHTGEDLGMFPVLADRRPELAPVLARLREEHERIAALVEDLRHAVSAEHPDPAAARTEVERLTAELEAHLTYEEEQLIPVLDAA